Within Conger conger chromosome 3, fConCon1.1, whole genome shotgun sequence, the genomic segment gacattttaattacatttgagCAAGCAACCATTTAACCATTTCATGAATCTCTGTGACATAGAACAGGATACTGAAATCAGCCTGTGGAGGCCAGTAGTGTGACTGGTATTCTCTTCCCCCTCTAATCAGGGACTGGTTTAGACATGGAACACCAGATGAGTGGGACCTCCTGGCAGCCAGCGACATGAATCGTTATCTTCATGTGAATGAAGACTTGTGGGAAAATTGTGATGACCACTTTATATTTAATAGTATCTAATATTAGTATCCAATATAATAACAGTAATCTATAGACAATATGAAAATAgtaatgacatacagtatacgCAACTATTGTCACAGTAAAATTCAGAGATGCTTACCGTTTATTAGAAGGAAAAACATCACAGGGCTGTATAAGCTGTGGCATGTCAGGACTAAATGGTAATGAAGTGTGAGatctgaaaaaatgaaaagcagttACTGTCATTCATATTGCACCATATAGAACAGAATAATTTTTAAATCATTAAGCTCTGAAGACCACACATACCCAAAactatcatttcagttttcctTTCTACATAACTGTAAAATCTGTAGTATGAACATACTTATGCCAAACAACTTCAAAATGTATCTTTACTCCTCTTCAGCAACAATTGCCAACAACTTGCAATGTAAATTAAACCGGTTTAAGCAGAATCTTTACAAATGATTATGCATGTAAAGCCTTATTCAAATGTACTGaatatgtttgcatgcattACATGACAATGCTCCTTGTATCGGGAGATAAAATTCACATTCTCCATCAGTCCATTCACCTTCAAAACCGAAGTTGAGTAAATACTCCCATGCAGGTACAGAATTCGACACCCACTCACCTGTTTTTGCCAAGCAGCACTGAACCACTTGTTCCCTTCCTAGATCCTCGCTGGAATGGCTTAACGTTAACAGTACCCTCCAGTCTAAACCCCCAACCTCACCCACCCTCCCTTATGAAAGCCATCACTTAATGGCTGTAAAATCCACCAGATCAGTGGTGGGATTAGGTCAGTAAAGCAGCCTTCCACCATCAAAGTAAACAAGCAGCCTGCGGAGGCCATAGCCTGCAGGCTATTTACCCCATATGGGCCCCCTATACCCCCTGTATTCTCATTCTTTCCTCTGCAAGCTAGGGCAACATGCAGGCCATGTAGGGGGCTGGGGGTGGTCAATGCTTACTTTGGGGCCATTTACAGTTCCCACAATGCCCATCATTATGTTTGGTGGCAATTGAAAACTAAAGATCCAACTGCAACACCCCAAGGTGGTCGTAGTTACTTGAGGGAAATTTGTAAATAGTGAGATATGTTCTGAAGAGTGCCATTTACTAAGTGTGTTGAACTCTCTTCGTCAAACAGAACAGGAGTTGTAATTGTATTTGACCATCATAGCACCACCAAGTGGCCAATCGTGAAGGAATTCTGTATTGGATTATAGAGTGATTCATAGGAATCAGCCAAGCAGCTAAGGAAGAACTCAGAAAATGAATAGATAAGTAAATACAATATAAAGACGGTGCccattaaataaacatatatccATGTTTGTAATGCAGGCTTTTGTCATAGTATCAAGTGAAATCCCTGCAAAGAAAGGTGATTAAGGTTATGTTCCAGATAATTTAGGCGgtacatacagttgtgttcaagaaaatagcagtacaagatcagtaacctgatgaaccactgttattagcagtagtgatatttctgcatggcaaatactttacttgcaatagtgtaatagaaaaacaacagaccgaACTGACATGACATGCACACGGTTTGTTCTGaataattgactcattcattgaaaggggcgtgttgaAAATAATAGTAGTATGAGaataattagagaattcattcattctgtgaaaaaaaacaggtgtcatgaattgtcctttattaaggaagaagggaagcaaatgtttcacacattcttataaaatatatttccttctgaattgctaagtaaaatgggccattccaaacattattcatttgattaaaaagttgatttgaGAGGGTAAAAGGTATAAAgcagtgcagcaaattataagatgctcagctaaaatgatctcaaatgctttaaaatggcaacaaatacctgaaacaagcggaagaaaacGAGAAACTGTTAAAAAGGATCggagaatagtcagaatggcaaagattcagccattcatcagcattctgtggactgatgagagtaaaatcgttcttttcgggtctagtggtcgtcaacagtatgtcagacgacccccgggtacttaAGTCAAGCCagagtacactgtgaagacagtgaagcatggtggagcaAAAATCATCGTATGGGGACGTTTTTCATATtacggtgttgggtttgtataccagggtttatggatcagtttgaatacatcaaaatacttgaagagattatggtGTAAGAgcaaatgcccctgaaatgggtgtttcaacaagacacaaacaaacacacgagtaagcaagcaacatcttggttccagaaaaaaaggattgaggtaatggagtggccagatcaatcccctgacctcaaccccattgaaaacttgtggggtgaaattaaaaatgcagtttctgaagcaaaacccaaaaattcacaggaactgtgggaTGTAGTTaattcatcctgggctgaaatactggtgccagaagttggttaaCTCGATGCAATGCAGATGCGCAGcggttatcaaaaacaatggttatgcaactaaatattagttcagtaatttaaagtgaagttaagaGTTTgaagagtttgaagagaaaaaagtTGACACTGCCTTTTTTAAAAAcggattaatattccttttctttgcttcctgtaaaagaataacgcagactttattcacttttaaggcactgctatttattttaacacaactgtacttcaattatcatgaggtatggagTTGAAAAGATAAATTCTGGCATAAGTAAATTAGTcaatttgcatactttattcaagATGGCAGAAATTACaaatgtgaacatttttgtagcagtctataatctgaaccaagtaagatattataattctttcagattctaaataagacCTGAAGAATGTTTTAAGATTATTCTGAGGCATTTCTTTTTAATCAGCCATTTTTTTTGAAAGTCATTTTTCTATAAACTTTggatttttcatgaagaaaaataacaatgcgatttgtgatgctgtaccccCCCTAAAGCTTAcaagaagaaaataattggctGAAAACACTCATGGATATAAGTAGGCGCAAAGCtttgcaaagtttcatgatAGGAAAAATGGTCGAGAATCCTGCAATATCATCCAAAATTAGGTTGAGAAAATCGactccaaaaaaagaaatggtaaataattatacaaatttcaccatacacatggcGTAACCATTGCAAAGGTGGTATTATtctgaaagttgaatagttaagggatgatttgcagcagtaaacagaaaaatgtaaatttaaccaaaaattttattttcagtggaaCGGAACCTTAATGAATTTTTGAATGTTGTGGTTCAACCGATGAGATGTCCTGAGATGATGGACCATGCCATCAATTTAGGAACCAATCTGATCAGTGATTTCAAGCGgattaaaagtttttttgaccTTTATAGTGTCACCATGCGGTTGGATTGGGCCAAAACATCCAACTATTTTGGAATGAGCATTTTTGATAAGCCACACCCACTGCACAAAGGCCATATTTTGACACGCACTTGAAAAGCAATACCATGCAAATGCAAACTCAGGAGAGCACAGTGAGCCTCCCAAGTTCCATATACCATTAGCCCACCATTAACAGCAATTCCCATTTGCTGTTCAAAGTTCGCAACCATCCATGAGTGCCGACTAAATACCTGGAGGTACAGGACTATGGCAGGGGCAAGGCACCCGTACATTACCACGTACATTAATCTTAATCCTCGGCTCATTAATCCCTGGGACGGTGGTGCATTTCCCAGATGAGCAGGATTAAAACCGCAGGGCTACTGGTAGGCAGTTTCATGGGTTTGCAGTGAAAAGCCAGGCTGTGGGAATGAAAACAGGTAGCATTACTACAACTACTCCGTCCAGTTTAATGGGCATTAAAAATGGTACATGGTACagtgcaaaaacattttacgGCCAAATATATAAAGGCAATGCGTATGCCGCATTTTACACATACCTGCAGTGCATTTCTAATgtactttgtatttttatattattcattGCCACCATCTATTCTGGTACCAGTGGGAGGTATGCAGTCACTTCCTGAAGCATACGCAGACATAATTTGTTTATGATGCATCGGTTTTACACCAAAGACAAGACTTCACATTTAAGAGTCATCAAACGGAACCTCAGAAGCCATGTATGACACTggtatttattaaaaatgaagttTCTATAGCGAAGAACAAACTTACTCTACTGGATTTCAACGAACTCCAACTTAACCTAATGGTGCAGTCACATTATGAACAACTGCTACAATGGTTTCACCATTCTACATTAATACAATGTATTAGAAAACATGCTTGATTTGTAaagtatttgcatttcaaatttttattatttcgaTAAAATCATACAATAAACGCACAGCTGAGTCTTCTCATGCAGTGCATAGCTTCTAAACTAGTACATAAAGCAAATACTAAATCTAATGAGCTCTGACATTTCTCTTCACACATTTAGCAAGCCGGAAGCTTTTCCAACTGAGTTTCTCCTATGATCTGAGCCGGCTCCTCTATTCCGTAAGACTTATTGCTATAGCTGTAACTTGCTAAATGCTTTTGAAAAGTCAAACATCAGAGTTGCCAAATACACTAATGCAACAATAGAGAATAaccacatgttttgtttttttttttcttaagatTGCCATGTGCCAGACATTCactggagaaaaaataaaataaaaaatgaaaacaaaattggAGAATCTGGACACTTTGCACTGATACATATAGGAAAAGTGTTTATTAGTTTGATAACTTTTATCCAAACCTTGGcatgtttgtttacattttcaaattttgATAGCCAATTGAATATTCTAAAGAAACCTTTGGCCGTGAGGCCAATAGCAGGTGTGGATTTTGACCGAGTCCAATATGACTAACATTAAAAAGCTCACACTACCccgaaataaattaatttcacgCATACGGGTGACATTCAACATTCAAGCGCCAGTGTTTTTGTACTGTCTTTTGGTCAAGTTTCTTGAAACTTTCAAAGAATCACTTTTAggcttacaaaaataaatatttctcaaAAAAGGATTAATAAATTACACAAAACTAGCAGCAAAAGTAGAATCTAGAAATCTGTGTGCAAATAGCTAAATTCCTCAACTGCTAATCCCCCTGGTCCCAAATAAATCCTGGTTAAATATCAAGAACCCTTCCCCTTTTGCAAACAAGCTGCGTTTCACAATCTCCACACTATATTTGGAAGCTTAAGGACACGTACTCAagacatttatatataaaactaGATGTGCAATAAAATAACTCTGTAAAACTTGATGGGCACGACGTACAAGGGCTTAGACCTATCTTAAATAGCACCAGTCACCTTAAGTTACCTCAATACTGTCAGGGCATCCGCTTCATCTAATTGacttctttaaaaaacaaaaaactttttcaaGGCACAACACACTTGAGAATAAATCTATTGCACTTAAGTTAAATGccattttctcctcctcctcttgctCAGCTTTcggtgtgaatgagaagctgaTGCTGGGTCTCCGGCCAGCAATTCTAGACACGCGCATTGTGGGCCGGGAACTCTGGGAGCCCACAGCACCAATGCACACTGCGGAGGGGGAACTCCTGTCTTTGGCCTGATCAAGTGGAATACACAGCCAGTATGCAATGGAAACCTAACGCAACTAAAATGGTGGTGCACCTAACTGCACTCTCTACCACTCTCGCAGACAACCCTGTGCAGTTCGGTTTGGTTTTCTTCCTTAGTTCTCCTTCTCGCCTTCGACAGTACTGAACCTCTGCGATCCCCTCAACAGCCTGTTTTTCGAAAAGGAGCGATGCCTCCAAGTAAGCCAAGAATCTCTTTCGGAATTCAACGCAGCTTGAAAAGAGAAGATGTGTGTACACAATTTGGAATAACGTTAAGCCTGCTGCACAATTCATTTGTTTATCTCCTTGACCAAAAAACACCAACACTAGCATGCGTATTAGAACCGAGTCAGCCGAGAGGTTGCGCAAGGCTGAGCCGGCGTTGTGGTCCTCGTGAAGCCATTCAGTCTCCGCTATGCTACGGCAGGCATGTTTTCTTCCttcggttttgttttgtttcaggtATACCCAGTTTGTAAAATTTAAGAAACTTTATCAAAAACTTCAGTTGTTTTCAGTTGCTTCCTAAATGTttcaagtaaaaataaaaaataaaaaaaataaaacttaaaggAAACACCGTCCCTCTATCAGCCAGCTCGTGATACTTAACTAGCTGCCTTAACACTGTCAAGTCAATTGCAAGTGGAATTATGCATTCCAGAACAGTGTCAGAacacctgtgtttgtgtatctgtttgtgtgcatccaattactttgtgtattttcttcttttttttttgtcctttcaACGAATATTAGATCACAACTGgaatggctttttttttctctttttgaagACTACCATATCCCTAATAGGTGCCGATCCAGGATAGAGTGAGCAAAAAATTAGAACTCTTTGTCCCGTGAAATACAGTTGCCACACAAGGAATCATAAGCGTTTAAACACTTCCGAGATGGTTCCCTGAGCCGCCTGTGCTCTCGCCTATATTGAAGGCTCTGATTTCTTTGTGACAATTTGAAGTTCAAATGGAATAATGACTTCCTCAGTCATTTTATCCCAGTGTTTTTGCCAAGGTTTGATTTAGAACTTTAGATCTTTTACATATGCCTTAGAAAAAAATTGAGCTCTTGGCCGAGGTCGGCCAGTAATATGACActgaaaattaaaagaaaaaaaaagaaaaaaaaaatcctgtctAAATTTAAAGGCACAGTACATTAACAAACAAATGATCCTCAGGTTTACAGAGAAAAGAAATGATGCGCAGTGGGAAAACTAGAGTCCAAGATACTATTCAGGTGTTCACATCAGcagccatgtttttttattctcatCTACGGGTTGTGACGCTCTGGTTCTCTTGCGGGCTGTCTTTCAGTCTCTTCAGGCTCCCTTTCAGACCGCTGTCAGAGAATCACAGCTGGTAATGTACTGCGAGTTCTTGAAGCTACACAGGGTATAGTCTGGCTAAGTTACATGTGGTTTCCATTCAGCTAGGCGTGGTGACCTCCATTTTGGGGATGGGGCTCTTAGTTTCCCCACCAGTCCACCTGGGAGTAGTTTCCTCCGTAGCCGTCGCTGCTGTAAAAGTTTCCGAAGCCACCTGAAGGATATACGGGCAGGAATTGAGCATGGCACTAGGTCATTTCACCCATTTGTATATGACACGCAATACAGTTTTACAGTTAAAATGCCCCATGCAATCACCTTTTTCCCTGTGCAGTTAGTGTTCACTAAGCTAGGAGAGATGTACATAATTTTCTTAAATTTACAAACTGGAAAACTGTAAAATGGACTACAAACATGGTGCATCTGTTCTGTATAGATGCTTAAAGACATACAGATTGTAGTTCTTTGGTTCTTTACAAATAGTATTATTCAAATTGGTTACACTTATATACAAGTATACACCATGTCAACATAAGCATGGCATGACACCTAAAACAAGTGCACACCACCATGAAACCAGTCATGACAGTACATGCCTATAAAGCAAGGCTTTTAAATCAGACACCAATCGTGAGCTGTAAAACAGTCATGGCTGGTTAAGACAAATCTAATGTCATGCTAATGGTAGCGTTATGTGGGATTTACTCTGGATAGTTCCAGTgctctgaaaatattttgattgcacgtctttaaacattttaaatagacAATAAAGCAAATAAGATGCGAGGATATCTCCCCCCCCAATAAGGAGAGACACACAAGTGAAACCAACCCTTACCACCACCAAACCCTCGGTTCCCCCCGTGGCCACCCGTGTTGCGACCGCCACGGCTGCCAAAGctactgttgctgctgctggtcTGGCGGTAATCCCTGGCCCCGAACCCACCAGAGAACCTTCCGgaaaagagagacagataatTAACAGGTTGCTTTCGGGTCCAATCTTCCAGTCACAACTCTTGAACCATTGCGTTTTCTCTTGGCAACAAAGCACGTGAAGGTAGGCGTGAAGTCGGTGAGGACTGCAGGCAGGACTTACCGCTTAGAGCGGCCCCGGTTGCAGCTCTTGTGCTGGTGTTCGTAAGCCAGGCTCTCTAGCCAGGAGGGAACCTCTTGCTTTGCCTCGACCAAGATGTCCAAGAGGTCCTTGGTGATGTTGCTGTTCTTGTCGTTGAAGAAGGACGTGGCCAGGCCTAAAGGGCAATTTCAGGTCATTTTCCTGCACCACGACCTGTGAAGTCGACCTGACTTCACTAGAAAATGTGAAACTTACGCATAACACAGTTAAGGTATTTAGGCAGACATTTTAAATCCTGTGCGTTGCGTGTATACAATCCAATTTCACATTAATGTTAAAAACGCAAATATTTACAGCAAATGGTACTACTTGGAAAAAGCGGCTCACCAAGGTTTCCAACGCGACCCGTACGGCCAATGCGATGGACATACTCTTCGATATCGCTGGGCAGGTCAAAGTTGATGACATGCTTCACGTTGGAAATGTCCAGTCCTCGGGCAGCCACCTGCAAAAAAACCCGTTAAAAATGAGCAGCGGGTCTAAAACAGCAGAGGAACATCACAAAAGGCAAAGCAGGTGGGGCAGGAAGCACATACCGCCGTGGCGACCAGGATAGGGCACCGTCCGGAACGGAACTGGTGGAGCGCCTCCTCGCGGTCTCTCTGGGAGCGGTCGCCATGGATGCTGGTGCAGGCATAGCCCTCACGGTACAGGAAGTCCTCCAGTGCGTCGGCGCCCTTCTTGGTCTCCACGAACACCAGGGTGAGGGAGTCTTTGCCTGCGGGAAAGAGGAGAGCTCTGAGCGCGCCAGGGGGACGGGACAGCCGTCGTgaaatggggggtgggaggCGAGCGCAGGGCGTGAGCTCACTGCCCACCCTCGGAAACGGACGGGGCTCCGAGCGCACGAGGAGGCCAGCGAGCTCATTCTGCGTCACGAACGCAACGCCGCCACTCAAAGCAGAGACTAGACTCATGACAAGCGGTTTGCGTTCTTTGCCTTGACTGACAACCATTAAGTAAAATCAGTTCTGCTTCACCGAAACATCAGTGAATCACTTAAGAGCCGCTGACTGCAAGAGATGTCCCCTTCGAAAAAGTTCTCTTTAAATAGGCATTTGAATCTTTGGTATGGCTTTGGTCGGGTTCAATGTTTGTCACAAATGCATTGGTTTTCTTTAATGGCCATCATAGCAAAGGCTGGGGGGTAAAAGGTTggtggggggggtaggggggggaaGATGGTATGGCGGGTTGACACAGAAACAGGCATTGCAGATCCACGTGAAGTGACTTTCTTCCCTAACCCTGGTCCCTGATGCCAGCCTGGTCGTGGGGGCAAAGGTGGCAGAGTAGCGGAAACGCTCGACAGCACCAACTGCGTTCCCGCTTTAATATGGCCACGTTGCCATGGTGAAGGGCCAACTAAAACCCACGCTGCCCCaataaatctatttttaatGCACTGTTGTGGTTATTGTATCAGTAACCATGGCAGCAGACCTTGGAGACATCACAATGGAGATGGGAGTTGGTTTGTCAGCGACGGTTTTCAATAGAAAATTATCATAATCTTGGGGGCCCCGACATTTTAAACCCCACAGACACATACTAATCGCCCGgaaatatttttctgtaataaggaaataaaaaaacccataCACGTTCCAGTAACTCATAAGTTCCAAATATCTAATGAAGGGGAAACAGTGCAGTTTTTCCCCCATCGGTACGGTATGGACGTTGCTTTTCGTATACATTCGCCACCGAATGCTACCGAAATTACGCCGCGGCGGGAATGTCGACCATGCTTCAAAAGAAATGAAAGTCACTTCACAGGCAGTTGAAAATGTAGTGACGGATCGAGTCAGACAGTAACGCCCAGCCACAAAGTTTCCCTTTTCAAACACCGGCGGTGTGGAAGGCTACGTGTGAAAGTCTCAACGGCAGCGGGCTGAGGACCTCCTTAAAGGGCAGCTGTCGTGCGTTACTGTCCTTCTGAATTTGGGCTGGACAAACAAAATTTTTGACGAAAGAAAAATTAAGTGAAATGAGGCAGGCATTCTACGGTCACTTCGTATTAAAAATTAGCCAACTTACCAGGCTTCTCTGGGCCCTCACTGGCATTTTCCTGAACCTCACTGGGAATGACTTTGAATAAAACCAAACCTTGCGATAAActttatgcattgcacagcAGGACTAAAACAAATTCAGCGACGAAACAGTTTAGCTACAGTAAATATATTGCTATTTTTCCTATTTTTGCATGGTATCTACACAAAATGCTATTTGAAAGGTTATTTCCGAACGGCTACCATGAAGAAGCAACTCCAGATGCGTCTGTGCCTGTTTGTATGCTACTTCAGTgaggcatacacacaaacatgcatgttaatagacatttaatttattcttaATTATATTACTTTCTTTGCCGTTTGTTTGAATGGGGAGTTGAGGGAAAGGAGATCCTAATTCCGTAACAAACATTGAACCTTATCTTTACCcacctgcacatacacgcacaagtACACCACCAAAAATATCAAAGTGTACAAACGGTTACTCTTGATGAATTAACGACCTGGTAATTACCTGTAGCATTCAGCAGATCGAGCAGGAAGGACCTCTTGTCGCTCTCTTCCACCCAAACCACTTTCTGAGTGATGTTTTCAGAGGTGGAGCCAACACGGCCCACAGCCAGGAAAATGTACTCCTCCAGGAAGTCACGGGCAAGGATCTGGAAATACAGAACGTCAGCCTCGGGGCCCCGAACGGAAAAAACCCAGACTGGGTAGCCGATCGCCCGGGCAACCAATCAGGACTTGCAACACAAGGCACCAACAAAAGCAAATGCAGCTGGGAGCCCCCTAGCCTATTAAGCCATTTCAGCAGTTTATAAATAAACACTAAACCGCACATTAACTAATATTACACCTATTTCtttgttgtttcttttcttcCAGGGCCCGCTCTCACCTGGATTTCCTTGGGGAAGGTGGCGCTGAACATCATGGTGTGGCGAAGGCCTTTCGGGGGCATGGTGTCCTGCTCCACGATGCGGCGAATTTGGGGCTCAAACCCCATGTCCAGCATCCTGTCTGCCTCGTCCAGAACCAGATAGCTGAGGGGGGGAAAACGCATTAACAAAACCACAGAAATACGAACAATACAAAGCATATGACAACAGACACTCATAGACTAGATTCTTACAATGTTAATGAACACCATCACTAATAACAATAGACCAAAtcctaaataaatgaataaatatgctTGACAAAGAACATTTTGAAGGAAAACATAAAATTTTACTTACATTTGAAGTAAAATATAAACCAACTGGggtcatttcaattcaattcattccatataaaaatgttttaaaatgcattggaaAATCTCCATAAATTTCATgagatttttccatttcatttcctgaattgaaCACCGAATTGAGCAACTTTGGAAGGATACACTTATCTGAACACATCCAAGAACTCTTAACAAGGAATTTTATTTGTTGGtggtgttttgttgttgttggagaCTGAAAGAAATCATCCATAATCAGTCTAGCCACAGCTATCGCAAATGCGCTATATTTGAAGACGACTCACTTGCAGTAATCCAAGCCTatcttccccctctccatcaTGTCTACCAGACGGCCGGGGGTGGCCACCAGCAGGTGACAGCCCCTCTCCAGCTCACGGATCTGCTGGCCGATGTCAGCCCCTCCATACACCACACATGGGCGCACCTTGGAGCGGTACGCAAACTAACAAGAAGGTGGAGACGCAGTTAGAATCACATTacaagttatttagctgacactttcatccaaaaagCAACTTAGACCAGTGATTAGactgagcattacattacattattggcatttgacagacgctcttatccagagcgacatacagttgattagactaagcaggagacaatcctcccctggagcaatgcagggttaagggccttgctcaagggcccaacggctgtgcggatcttattgtggctacaccgggattagaaccaccgaccttgcgtgtcccagtcccagATCAGAGGactatcccccctggagcaacatggggttaagggccttggctcaggggcccaacagctgcatgaatCTTATCGTGGTGACACCAtagattgaaccaccaaccttccgggtcccagttatgcAACTTTGCCACGAGGCTAAAGGATGCTCGCTCAG encodes:
- the LOC133124808 gene encoding putative ATP-dependent RNA helicase an3 isoform X2, with the protein product MSHVAIENVHGLDQQLAALDLNSANGQGGGGTGRRYIPPHLRNKEASKNAGNYASGRQSGYSVAPVRSCYPGFPPQELPFSQNYCGGWPDRSDSPGWDGRSNGFVNGYHDGNRMNGDRNSFGGRGPTRTDRGGRGGYRGNRGGGSFNQSQPMQHSGFGYDNKDGGGWNAIKDNRDAYTSFGGRADRGKSAFFNDRGSGSRGRYERPGFGSRDGGNSRWVEDSRDEEDWSKPTSPNERLEHELFSGSNTGINFEKYDDIPVEATGNNCPPHIESFHDVDMGEIIMGNINLSRYTRPTPVQKHAIPIIKAKRDLMACAQTGSGKTAAFLLPVLSQIYTEGPGEALQAVKASSQENGKYGRRKQYPISLVLAPTRELALQIYDEARKFAYRSKVRPCVVYGGADIGQQIRELERGCHLLVATPGRLVDMMERGKIGLDYCNYLVLDEADRMLDMGFEPQIRRIVEQDTMPPKGLRHTMMFSATFPKEIQILARDFLEEYIFLAVGRVGSTSENITQKVVWVEESDKRSFLLDLLNATVIPSEVQENASEGPEKPGKDSLTLVFVETKKGADALEDFLYREGYACTSIHGDRSQRDREEALHQFRSGRCPILVATAVAARGLDISNVKHVINFDLPSDIEEYVHRIGRTGRVGNLGLATSFFNDKNSNITKDLLDILVEAKQEVPSWLESLAYEHQHKSCNRGRSKRFSGGFGARDYRQTSSSNSSFGSRGGRNTGGHGGNRGFGGGGFGNFYSSDGYGGNYSQVDWWGN
- the LOC133124808 gene encoding putative ATP-dependent RNA helicase an3 isoform X9, whose translation is MSHVAIENVHGLDQQLAALDLNSANGQGGGGTGRRYIPPHLRNKEASKNDSPGWDGRSNGFVNGYHDGNRMNGDRNSFGGRGPTRTDRGFGYDNKDGGGWNAIKDNRDAYTSFGGRADRGKSAFFNDRGSGSRGRYERPGFGSRDGGNSRWVEDSRDEEDWSKPTSPNERLEHELFSGSNTGINFEKYDDIPVEATGNNCPPHIESFHDVDMGEIIMGNINLSRYTRPTPVQKHAIPIIKAKRDLMACAQTGSGKTAAFLLPVLSQIYTEGPGEALQAVKASSQENGKYGRRKQYPISLVLAPTRELALQIYDEARKFAYRSKVRPCVVYGGADIGQQIRELERGCHLLVATPGRLVDMMERGKIGLDYCNYLVLDEADRMLDMGFEPQIRRIVEQDTMPPKGLRHTMMFSATFPKEIQILARDFLEEYIFLAVGRVGSTSENITQKVVWVEESDKRSFLLDLLNATVIPSEVQENASEGPEKPGKDSLTLVFVETKKGADALEDFLYREGYACTSIHGDRSQRDREEALHQFRSGRCPILVATAVAARGLDISNVKHVINFDLPSDIEEYVHRIGRTGRVGNLGLATSFFNDKNSNITKDLLDILVEAKQEVPSWLESLAYEHQHKSCNRGRSKRFSGGFGARDYRQTSSSNSSFGSRGGRNTGGHGGNRGFGGGKGGFGNFYSSDGYGGNYSQVDWWGN
- the LOC133124808 gene encoding putative ATP-dependent RNA helicase an3 isoform X7 → MSHVAIENVHGLDQQLAALDLNSANGQGGGGTGRRYIPPHLRNKEASKNDSPGWDGRSNGFVNGYHDGNRMNGDRNSFGGRGPTRTDRGGRGGYRGNRGGGSFNQSQPMQHSGFGYDNKDGGGWNAIKDNRDAYTSFGGRADRGKSAFFNDRGSGSRGRYERPGFGSRDGGNSRWVEDSRDEEDWSKPTSPNERLEHELFSGSNTGINFEKYDDIPVEATGNNCPPHIESFHDVDMGEIIMGNINLSRYTRPTPVQKHAIPIIKAKRDLMACAQTGSGKTAAFLLPVLSQIYTEGPGEALQAVKASSQENGKYGRRKQYPISLVLAPTRELALQIYDEARKFAYRSKVRPCVVYGGADIGQQIRELERGCHLLVATPGRLVDMMERGKIGLDYCNYLVLDEADRMLDMGFEPQIRRIVEQDTMPPKGLRHTMMFSATFPKEIQILARDFLEEYIFLAVGRVGSTSENITQKVVWVEESDKRSFLLDLLNATGKDSLTLVFVETKKGADALEDFLYREGYACTSIHGDRSQRDREEALHQFRSGRCPILVATAVAARGLDISNVKHVINFDLPSDIEEYVHRIGRTGRVGNLGLATSFFNDKNSNITKDLLDILVEAKQEVPSWLESLAYEHQHKSCNRGRSKRFSGGFGARDYRQTSSSNSSFGSRGGRNTGGHGGNRGFGGGKGGFGNFYSSDGYGGNYSQVDWWGN
- the LOC133124808 gene encoding ATP-dependent RNA helicase DDX3X-like isoform X8, which gives rise to MSHVAIENVHGLDQQLAALDLNSANGQGGGGTGRRYIPPHLRNKEASKNAGNYASGRQSGYSVAPVRSCYPGFPPQELPFSQNYCGGWPDRSGFGYDNKDGGGWNAIKDNRDAYTSFGGRADRGKSAFFNDRGSGSRGRYERPGFGSRDGGNSRWVEDSRDEEDWSKPTSPNERLEHELFSGSNTGINFEKYDDIPVEATGNNCPPHIESFHDVDMGEIIMGNINLSRYTRPTPVQKHAIPIIKAKRDLMACAQTGSGKTAAFLLPVLSQIYTEGPGEALQAVKASSQENGKYGRRKQYPISLVLAPTRELALQIYDEARKFAYRSKVRPCVVYGGADIGQQIRELERGCHLLVATPGRLVDMMERGKIGLDYCNYLVLDEADRMLDMGFEPQIRRIVEQDTMPPKGLRHTMMFSATFPKEIQILARDFLEEYIFLAVGRVGSTSENITQKVVWVEESDKRSFLLDLLNATVIPSEVQENASEGPEKPGKDSLTLVFVETKKGADALEDFLYREGYACTSIHGDRSQRDREEALHQFRSGRCPILVATAVAARGLDISNVKHVINFDLPSDIEEYVHRIGRTGRVGNLGLATSFFNDKNSNITKDLLDILVEAKQEVPSWLESLAYEHQHKSCNRGRSKRFSGGFGARDYRQTSSSNSSFGSRGGRNTGGHGGNRGFGGGKGGFGNFYSSDGYGGNYSQVDWWGN